The segment ataacaaatttattCAAACTAtataatttcataaaatttaaagaATTTCAATTTTTGTCTATTACAATTCAcattctaattcttccaatttctTTTTGAAATCGATGAACCAACATACCCTATGTTTTTTTCCAATGGTTGCGTTGTTAGTAATTTGTTTGTCCATATTTGATTGGGATATGAAGTTGATTAAAACATAATTGTCaagaatattaaaaatattaagatGAGTTTTATCCGTCAATCAATTACTATGTAATGTAAAATGTGTATAGCACTTTTGAATTAAGGTTGAGAGGgaaatttgaataattttataGTAATTAGATTATCAAGACATGAAAGATCATGGGACCACTTTTTTGACTTAGGATGAAAACAGGCGCAATTCAATAATTCAAATAcgatttaaaataaaatcatgATGAAGAATATCTACCATcttcaatattttattattatatataaaaaattgacATATTATTTGTCATTATATATATCATTGTTGTAATCGTAATATTTTAATTACTTATTTaagttttatttatatgatacgtaaatatataaaatatgattTGGGACTCAAGAAACcgaaataaatatgtaaaatatgaTTTGGGACCCAACAAATCGGAAAGAAATGGCACTTGGCAACGACGTCGTAAGGCTACTTTGGTCCTATACAAGGGGGAAAACAGAAAGCGCAAAAAATGCAATTTCAAATTTCCAAACCCCAAATGTTTATCTAAAAccccaacaagaagagtagaacCTCAGCCATCGATAACTTTTTCGGTTTCTTCAGGTTCATAGAAGAAAATGGTGATTGTATCAGGTACGATGGCTACTTGTTCGAAGGAGCATCAAAAAATCTATCAACAATGGTTCAACTATGTCGATTCAGGTTGTAATTCcatttcataatatttaattatctTTGTTTCAGAGCTTTAATTCGTAAATCCTATAAATTGAATCATTTTGCACTCGTTTACATcttgtatatctgtatatgtgtGTTTGGTTGTTTGGTTATGTAGACGAACTATATACGTAGTGGTTTAATCTGTGCATATTATATGCAATTTCTACTGAATTCGTCGTTTTTGATCTATATCACGTACACACAGTGGTCTGCGTATGATTGTATCGGATATAGTACGGCTGTATATGTGAGTGTATACTTATGTTTGTGCGTTATTATATGCAGATGGTGATGAACGGATAACAGGAGATGATGCAACGAAGTTTTTTGCAATGTCGAATATTGAAAAATCTGAACTTAAACAGGTTAAATTGAAAACTTGCTCTCAAATGATAGACTTGACTTGACGCATTATGTTTTGCCCTTTTTATTATATAACATTCACATGATTGATGCTGAAATGGAATGAAATCCAACCAAGCAAAGTATAGAGAACTTTTGGCAATTAACTTTTGCAAAATGGCGATACTAATTTTTCTTTTCCTTGTGGATTCAATGGCTTCAAAGTATTTGTAGACCACACTGTTAATCCAAATTTGCTAATGCCTTTCGTAAGAACTGATTTGTCATGCAAAAGTTAGCTTTGATGCAAAAGTTAATGAAGTTATCATTCAGAAATGTAGCTGTTGACATATACTCTGTTTGCAaccaatattcatatatgaaacataacCAACCTACATGTTGGAGTATTTTGGGGATTTATGAGGCTCAGTAATATTTTTTGATATAATTTTATTCTTGTTCTATAAACATACTGAAGTTGGAAACTAATATACTAAAAGATAGCTTTTTGCAAAAACGATTTTGTTCTTTGATCATGGTTATTTCCCTTTTTGAAGGTCTGGGCAATTGCAGATACCAAACGCCAAGGATTTTTAGGTTTTAAAGAGTTCATCACTGCTATGCAGGTACTTCAGCAATCTTCTTTTATGTTTTTTCAATATTCACACTACTATCTTATCATAACTTAAAGTTATTGACTTATTGTTTTGCTTGAGAACAGTTGCTCTCTTTGGCACAATCTGGTAATGAAATAAGTGCAGAATCACTAAGAACCGGAGGTATGCAAATCTGATTATAAAATTTATGTCTTTGTTAGAATTTATCCATCTATACAAGTTGATAATACTCTACATCATCcttgttttgttttttctttctaATAGTTGATCTTGAGTTTCTGCAACCTCCACACATGGAAGGTCTGGATTCACTTCTGGTGGTAAGCAATAACTAATAAGCATAATTGCATAAAGCATCCAATTTATAATTGATATTATGAAACTCTTTGTTGTATTAATGGTTTATTCTTCTCCCATACTCAGAAACATAGTGATTCAAGAACCAATGGTGTCCAAGAAACATATGGTTAGAGTACATTACATGTCTCATTTTTATGTCACAAAATCTTTTCTTATTAATTCATTTTACTGGTTGCTTTGAGATGATGTAGGCAGTTTGACTGGTCAACTCGTGCCACCAAAGAATTTATTTACTTCAAAACTTAATAAAAAGGTAGTTTTTCACCTTTTCTCACCTTTTTCTTACTAACATCTTTATACAGATTATCATCAAACATTATTTCCtatatttctttcttttttaGACACCTCATCATGCATCTCTTGGTAAAGTCACATCCATAATTGATGGATTAAAGAGATTATACAACGAAAAACTAAAGCCACTGGAAGTTGCTTATCGTTACAATGATTTTGCGTCTCCTTTATTGGTTAGAAAAccataaacatttttaaaatttttagttTATATATCTCTTCCtccatattttaaatgttttaatctTTCATATACACAGACAAATAGTGACTTTGATGCAAAACCTATGGTAATGCTTCTTGGCCAATACTCAACTGGGAAGACAACATTTATTAAACATCTTCTTAAAAGCAACTATCCAGGTCACttaattttctttaaaaattttatatatatatatatatatatatatatatatatatatatatatatatatatatatatatatatatatatatatatacacctattttttttttaaaatgtacaATTTTTATAATCTTTCTTTTACATGTACAGGAGCTCACATTGGTCCAGAACCTACAACAGACCGATTTATTGTTATTATGGTAAtatcaatatattaaaaatattttcattttgtcGAATGAttacatttttttaattgttattgCTATGTAGGGTGGACCTGATGATAGAAGTGTGCCTGGAAACACTATTGCTGTTCAAGCAGATATGCCTTTCAATGCCCTTACAACTTTTGGAGGCGCATTTCTTTCCAAATTTGAATGTTCTCAAATGAATCATCCTGTAAGCTCATAATTGGAGTTTCTTAAGACTACTATGTATGTATTAATGTATATCTATACCTATATCTGTAATAAATTTGCAGCTTTTGGAGCATATTACATTTGTGGATACTCCGGGAGTTCTATCTGGAGAGAAGCAACGTACACAAAG is part of the Lactuca sativa cultivar Salinas chromosome 7, Lsat_Salinas_v11, whole genome shotgun sequence genome and harbors:
- the LOC111891018 gene encoding EH domain-containing protein 1, with product MVIVSGTMATCSKEHQKIYQQWFNYVDSDGDERITGDDATKFFAMSNIEKSELKQVWAIADTKRQGFLGFKEFITAMQLLSLAQSGNEISAESLRTGVDLEFLQPPHMEGLDSLLVKHSDSRTNGVQETYGSLTGQLVPPKNLFTSKLNKKTPHHASLGKVTSIIDGLKRLYNEKLKPLEVAYRYNDFASPLLTNSDFDAKPMVMLLGQYSTGKTTFIKHLLKSNYPGAHIGPEPTTDRFIVIMGGPDDRSVPGNTIAVQADMPFNALTTFGGAFLSKFECSQMNHPLLEHITFVDTPGVLSGEKQRTQRSYDFTGVIKWFAERCDLILLLFDPHKLDISDEFKRVISSLRGQDDKIRVVLNKADKVDTQQLMRVYGALMWSLGKVLNTPEVTRVYIGSFNDKPMNEESVDSMGRELFEKEQDDLLVDLIDIPKKACDRRINEFVKRARDAKIHAYIISQLKKEMPAVMGKSKAQQKLMKNLEEVFAKVQKEFHLPAGDFPDVEQFRQVLGNYNIDKFEKLKPKMIQAVDDMLGYDIPDLLKNFKNPYE